In the Thermodesulfovibrio yellowstonii DSM 11347 genome, one interval contains:
- the nuoH gene encoding NADH-quinone oxidoreductase subunit NuoH codes for MDTIYVIAVAIVKTVVYFGILMLHVAYATYAERKIIGHIQLRLGPMVVGPHGLLQPIADVVKLIFKEDIIPIKVDRIVFRTAPLISLTAALSTFAVIPVDKNWVIADINVGLLYVIGIAGIGTYGIIFSGWASNSKYAFLGGLRSAAQMISYEVALGLSLVGVILMAESFNLTEIVNRQAELWYGMFLFPQIIGYFVFVVAMLAETNRLPFDLPEAETELVAGYFVEYSGIRFSLFYLAEYLAMFCMSALATICFWGGWTVPPILIKALPLLGVIPGIVWFLLKVYFHIFLFFWLRGTLPRYRYDQLMAIGWKILIPLALLNIVVTSIFRYYS; via the coding sequence ATGGACACGATTTATGTTATAGCTGTAGCAATCGTCAAAACAGTGGTTTATTTTGGAATTCTTATGCTTCATGTTGCTTATGCTACTTATGCAGAGAGAAAGATCATAGGGCATATTCAATTAAGGCTTGGTCCTATGGTTGTTGGTCCTCATGGACTGCTTCAACCAATTGCAGATGTTGTAAAACTCATTTTTAAAGAAGATATTATTCCTATAAAAGTGGATAGAATCGTTTTCAGAACAGCTCCGCTTATAAGTTTAACAGCAGCTTTAAGCACTTTTGCCGTGATTCCTGTAGATAAAAACTGGGTTATTGCAGATATAAATGTAGGCTTGCTTTATGTTATTGGTATAGCTGGAATTGGAACATATGGAATTATTTTTTCAGGATGGGCATCAAACTCAAAGTACGCCTTTTTGGGCGGTCTTCGTTCAGCAGCTCAGATGATAAGCTATGAAGTTGCTCTCGGATTAAGTCTTGTAGGAGTTATTCTTATGGCTGAGTCTTTTAACTTAACAGAGATTGTTAACAGGCAGGCAGAACTCTGGTATGGAATGTTTTTATTTCCTCAGATTATTGGATATTTTGTTTTTGTAGTTGCCATGCTCGCAGAAACCAACAGATTACCATTTGACCTTCCTGAAGCAGAAACAGAACTTGTAGCAGGATACTTTGTTGAGTATTCTGGAATAAGATTTTCACTTTTTTATCTTGCTGAATATCTTGCAATGTTTTGTATGTCTGCACTTGCAACAATATGCTTCTGGGGAGGATGGACAGTCCCTCCAATTTTGATAAAGGCTCTACCCTTACTTGGAGTTATTCCAGGTATTGTATGGTTTCTTTTGAAGGTTTACTTTCATATATTTTTATTTTTTTGGCTCAGGGGAACTCTTCCAAGATACAGATATGATCAACTCATGGCAATTGGATGGAAGATTTTAATTCCTTTAGCATTATTGAACATAGTAGTTACTTCAATTTTCAGGTATTATTCGTGA